From Candidatus Equadaptatus faecalis:
ACTGCCTGCTGATTGACGAGATACAGCGTGCTCCCCAGCTTCTTCTTGAAATAAAACGGATAGTTGACGGAGAGAAACTGAACGGAAAAAGTGAAGCAAGCTTTTGGCTTACAGGCTCTCAGAAATTTGAGCTTATGCAGGGCGTTTCTGAATCGCTTGCCGGCCGTGCGGCAGTTTTTGAGCTTTCCTCGCTGACAACGGCTGAACTTGAAAACAGACCGGCGGAGCTTTTCTCCGCTGAATTGGAAGTGCTGAAAAAAAGAACAGCTGTTATGAAAACAAAAAGCGCAAAAGAAATATACGAAAGAATATTTCAGGGCGGAATGCCTGTGCTGTGTGCGGAAAACCCTGACAGGGAACGTTACTACTCAGACTACGTGAACACATATCTCGAACGCGACATCAAAGAACTGGCTCAGGTAGGCAGTCTTACGGCGTTCTTTGATTTTCTTGTCTATATGGCGGCAAGAACGGGACAGGAACTGAAATACGAAGACATCGCGCGAAGCATAGGCATATCGGCGCCTACCGCAAAGAACTGGGTGTCGATACTTGAACGCTCAGGCGTAATACTTCTGCTCCGTCCATACTTTTCAAATCTCACCAGCAGACTTGTCAAAACTCCAAAAGTTTATTTTACCGACACGGGGCTTGCCGCCTGGCTGTGCCGCTGGGAAACAGCGGAAGTGCTTATGAACGGGGCAATGGACGGGGCATTTCTTGAAACCTACGTTGTCACGGAAATATGGAAAAGCTGCCTGAACAGCGGGAAACGCCCGAACCTGTACTATTACAGGGACGTGGACAAACGCGAAATTGATTTGCTGCTTGCCGGAGCAGACAGAATATACCCGATTGAAATCAAGAAAAACAAACTGCCTGCCGTATCGGAAAGAAATCTTCGGGCGCTTGGCAGACTGAAAATGAAAATCGAACCGGAACTCATAATCTGTCTCTGCGACGAACTGATGCCGCTCAGCAGGGAAGTCTGGATGTGTCCCGCATCGGTGATATAGAGACATAAAACTGCGTAAAATTACGCATTGCAAAACGCGCAAAAAATGCAATAATCCATACATCATTATGGAGGAGTGAGACGGAATGGGCATAGCCGTATTGGCAGGTATAATTATCGCAATAATAATTGCCTGGGCAAACAGCGCTGACAAAAAAGAAAAAAAACAGGAATACCTTGAACACGTCTACGAAGTCACGAAACAGGTGCACATATTCCATCTGAAACACGGCTTTGACGCGGACAGTCAGGACGTGTACTACGGACTTCCCTTCATACTGCTTGACGACAAAAGCAAACAGATAATGTGCAGTCCCATAGGCGACGAAGCATACCTAATACCGTACTCAAAACTGCTCGGGTACAAACTCTGCGAAAACGGACACGTCCGCGAGGAAAGCGACGCATTCTCAGGGGCGGTCACAGGAGCCCTTATCGGAAATATGATAGACAAAAAATACACCTCGGCAGGGGCAATAATAGGCGCTTCGGGCGCCGGAAAGGAATACATACCCGTCAGCGACGGCGTGGAACTGCTTCTGCAGATAGAAGACACCAAAGAACCGCTGATAACAATGACCTTCGTTAAAGAAGACACCGACAAAGACACGGAAGTCTATAAACAGGGGCTCAAAGACGCCCGTAAAGCTGAAGCCCTGCTCGCCGTAGTAATGAAACAAAACCGCAAAGGCGGACTCCCCGATGGGGAAATTCACAAATGGACGTTTGACCCGAACAATCACGAAAACCCAGAAGACTGGGACGAAAACGACGTAAAACAATTCCGCCGCGACCTCGGACTTGACGGCTGAAAAAACGGAAAAGAAACAGCAAACGCAAACGAATACAAAAACAGAGGGCATCTGCCCTCTGTTTATTTTTGCCGTGCTGAATAAAGAGTGGCAGGACAAAATCAGGGAATTGTACGAAAATATATGCGGAAGAAAGCTTGCAGTATAGCATAAATATTTCTTAAAATGTCATTTTGAAAATGACATTTTCAAAGAAGTAATTGCTTAGAATTAATTCTATACGCTGCATGTGTAGTTAAGAGTTATTTGGACACAATCTTAGAGCGAACTTAGAGGAGGAAGTATTAAAAATGGAATATTGTCAACAAAAACTTTTTATAACTGATATAATAAACGAGGTCGTTGTATATCCATTGCTGAATGGTACACAAAGGGAGAAAAAAATGATTACCAACGTGTGGGATAAGACTATACCCTCAGAGAAAAGTGCTTATGTACGTGATAATGAATCTATACTCATTAATGCTGAAAATTTTGAACTTGAAGTCAACAAGTTAAAAATGATTGACTTATTTTGTGGTGCAGGGGGATTCGCTGTGGGTTGTGCATGGGCAGGTTTTCAGTCAGTCTTTGGCGTTGATCATTTTGAGCCTGCTATGCGTACATGGACACGAAATCATCCACATGCTATTGGATGTTTAGGTGATATATATAAAATAGACGCTACAAAAATCAATAATCTATTAAAAAATAAAGGCGTAAATGAAGTAGATTTAATTACAGGTGGAGTTCCTTGCCAAGGTTTTTCTATAGCTAATAGGAAGCATAATGACAATGATGAAAGGAATTTCCTTTTTCTAGAATATATGCGTTTTGTTAAAGAATTTAATCCAAAATGTATTATCCTAGAAAACGTATCTGGAATGACGCATGCTGCCGGTGGCAAATTTAGGAAAGAGATAGAAGATTATATGAAAGCACTTGGCTATGATACGGATGTGCGTTTGGTAAATTCTGCTGAATATGGTGTGCCACAAATACGGAAA
This genomic window contains:
- a CDS encoding ATP-binding protein; this encodes MYIRRHMERQLLKAAEHNPVLIVCGQRQVGKSTMLCHIKEEKRRYVTLDDAKALNLALKDSALFFETYGNCLLIDEIQRAPQLLLEIKRIVDGEKLNGKSEASFWLTGSQKFELMQGVSESLAGRAAVFELSSLTTAELENRPAELFSAELEVLKKRTAVMKTKSAKEIYERIFQGGMPVLCAENPDRERYYSDYVNTYLERDIKELAQVGSLTAFFDFLVYMAARTGQELKYEDIARSIGISAPTAKNWVSILERSGVILLLRPYFSNLTSRLVKTPKVYFTDTGLAAWLCRWETAEVLMNGAMDGAFLETYVVTEIWKSCLNSGKRPNLYYYRDVDKREIDLLLAGADRIYPIEIKKNKLPAVSERNLRALGRLKMKIEPELIICLCDELMPLSREVWMCPASVI
- a CDS encoding glycine zipper family protein produces the protein MGIAVLAGIIIAIIIAWANSADKKEKKQEYLEHVYEVTKQVHIFHLKHGFDADSQDVYYGLPFILLDDKSKQIMCSPIGDEAYLIPYSKLLGYKLCENGHVREESDAFSGAVTGALIGNMIDKKYTSAGAIIGASGAGKEYIPVSDGVELLLQIEDTKEPLITMTFVKEDTDKDTEVYKQGLKDARKAEALLAVVMKQNRKGGLPDGEIHKWTFDPNNHENPEDWDENDVKQFRRDLGLDG
- a CDS encoding DNA cytosine methyltransferase, whose translation is MEYCQQKLFITDIINEVVVYPLLNGTQREKKMITNVWDKTIPSEKSAYVRDNESILINAENFELEVNKLKMIDLFCGAGGFAVGCAWAGFQSVFGVDHFEPAMRTWTRNHPHAIGCLGDIYKIDATKINNLLKNKGVNEVDLITGGVPCQGFSIANRKHNDNDERNFLFLEYMRFVKEFNPKCIILENVSGMTHAAGGKFRKEIEDYMKALGYDTDVRLVNSAEYGVPQIRKRLIFLGIKHSLGIKCKIPDGNFKEDYRTVADAISDLPKLGNHDSVSKYRKCKLTAYQQLMRGQGDIEEIPASDRLYNHVSPNHPQETINKIANTQPGQPMYAKFKQRIRLRYDLPSPTQLAGGIRPQFQFGHPEQNRGLTIRERARIQSFPDSYVFEGGIVQERVQTGNAVPPLLVYHIARYLAEQLKYL